The proteins below are encoded in one region of Patescibacteria group bacterium:
- a CDS encoding transposase translates to MERKIQFSIGEFYHIYNRGNDKRGIFLNGSDFERFMKLLFVCNNNKSVVFKIIQGVPLDRIDRGETLVDIGVYCLMPNHFHILVREKTEGGITKFLGKLSTGYSMYFNKKNERTGKLFEGVFKATHVDNDEYLKYLFAYIHLNPVKLIDPEWKEKGISDIEKTKEYLNSYKYSSYLDYIGQNREEAVILNKSEFPEYFVDFKEFDDFISEWLKYQTKKVTL, encoded by the coding sequence ATGGAACGTAAAATCCAATTTTCTATAGGTGAATTTTATCATATTTATAATAGAGGAAATGATAAAAGAGGTATATTTTTAAATGGTTCTGACTTTGAAAGATTTATGAAGCTTTTGTTTGTCTGCAATAATAATAAATCTGTTGTATTTAAGATTATCCAAGGGGTCCCCTTGGATAGGATTGATAGAGGGGAAACATTAGTGGATATTGGGGTTTATTGCTTGATGCCGAATCATTTCCATATACTAGTTAGAGAAAAGACCGAAGGAGGGATAACTAAGTTTTTGGGTAAGTTATCCACAGGGTATTCTATGTATTTTAATAAAAAGAATGAGAGGACAGGGAAGCTTTTTGAGGGAGTTTTTAAGGCCACCCATGTGGATAATGATGAATATTTGAAGTATTTATTCGCTTATATCCACTTAAATCCTGTTAAATTGATCGATCCGGAGTGGAAAGAAAAGGGCATTTCTGACATAGAGAAGACAAAAGAGTATTTAAATAGCTATAAATATTCAAGTTATCTTGATTATATTGGGCAAAACAGGGAAGAAGCAGTGATCCTGAACAAAAGTGAGTTTCCGGAGTATTTTGTTGATTTTAAGGAATTCGATGATTTTATAAGTGAATGGTTAAAGTATCAAACTAAAAAGGTGACACTTTAA
- the rplJ gene encoding 50S ribosomal protein L10 has protein sequence MAITRQKKEEILKNIEDKGKKSASAIFVNFHGLNVAGETELRSNLRNSGVDYVVAKKTLIRKAFGTLKLKGEIPELDGEVAVAFGKEDAVAPAREVFEFGKKHKDMITMLGGMLEGEYIDANKALMLANIPSREVLYGKFVNVINSPVQGMVVTLNGVMGNFVRVLGQIKK, from the coding sequence ATGGCAATAACAAGACAAAAGAAAGAAGAAATATTGAAGAATATTGAAGATAAGGGTAAAAAATCCGCTTCAGCTATTTTCGTGAATTTTCACGGATTGAACGTAGCTGGAGAGACTGAGCTTAGAAGCAATCTTAGGAATAGCGGTGTTGATTATGTGGTGGCAAAGAAGACGTTGATAAGGAAGGCGTTTGGCACTCTTAAGTTAAAAGGAGAGATTCCAGAGCTTGACGGAGAAGTGGCAGTTGCCTTTGGAAAAGAAGATGCTGTCGCTCCAGCCAGAGAGGTGTTCGAATTTGGGAAAAAGCACAAGGATATGATCACAATGTTGGGAGGTATGCTTGAAGGCGAGTATATAGACGCAAATAAAGCCTTGATGCTTGCCAACATACCATCGAGAGAGGTGCTTTATGGTAAGTTCGTTAATGTTATTAATTCACCGGTTCAAGGTATGGTCGTCACTTTGAATGGAGTTATGGGTAATTTTGTGAGAGTTTTAGGTCAAATTAAAAAGTAG
- a CDS encoding lamin tail domain-containing protein, which yields MENNKSITKIIRSYLLGLFILFVVFFIYLYFVDHFEFRYFILQFFSGKFDSWMIRSYIVGLIMPGLLDIFFIKHIIHIKLISTLIISVALLIIFISLGLLSGFNGGEMIYFSAPVLFCFALLVYFKHIKIIKIILTPIISIVSLLLIITLGLSASETDMIGLAAAVLFNLMLPVHLIFIIIYYFLYYKVDYRKIYNLIFFKKSILIFLLIFNIVVISSVFAYSPYYTHPDLTEEIAKFWNLKNDNQSLGISQKEIDWMRKGAIDEDTPARWINHFYDPVHESGWSGKHFGDLSEEEGLWEGESMAPMPAIASIDWVTNQEYQSAYGRQYGNQTWQKAINAYVKGDEKTAFIALGHILHLVEDVSVPAHTRGDTHADIHGDTKDPYEIYAQNYTNFNSLDIAENLKNDNLINFSSIQDAFDYLANYSNNNFFSKDTISNEEYNEPDLKNLIKKTGYLYNDEDTPLTSYEIKKGKIVYSLNDSSLILPSYFTHLAPKAVLTGASVLDLFFREVEMYKENPELLPEIIPDSNEAISSYIQKSPRLLAVNSIGAYDKAVVDTNIYLTKSKDIINNAVSGIKNLFSGTSVAQTSSVLSAVENPVDLQMRNSSVLEAVLAPASDVINEAVNTASASVVSAPIFSSAGNLTSLQSQLDSAQAMINTLQTQANSLSSSPIGAVIAVSATQNIANNQTPATQPTPIPAPGFGGGAPPPVVKTITTEESTKNTQSQTAGYANNSQLDIFFTEDVEQNNNSEADTVPPDAPIIASPSDFSKTFTTSTIVFQGTAESSSIISTDFDNATTTVDSNGTWQLPLAFPQGASIINFFATDTAGNTSSSTETSLLVDSVSPDISLTVLECENSLVSTGCLTKSTESHISWSSSASDLDYFTINSNGTFATTTATSTLVSMPENSLFSFSVSARDKAGNRSATSTRTISTFNSPVVINEVVWAGTADSPSDEWVELYNNTEYDISLDNWILEAEDGAPYIPLSGIIKAKDYYLIERSDDDTISDIKADLPAPFSGVGNSSGLSNGGEVLMLSYKKEGSATTTVDKTVLENNRRVWIGGSTSNYRTMERIDSLVSGEDGSNWGTNNLIIIDGKDAGDFPIKGTPKSRNSISHLIARGQLYITEDIVLTKEKSPYLVDNQWQTFRDGASLTIEPGTVIKFHGSAGFKFQNASIIADGTPDDPIVFTSFYDDEYGGDINNDATSTSPTSGSWYGVMIEGDDSGESVFDNVVFRYAGAPFYKQYSPRANLKIDSAFAHVTNSIFEESYLSGLWLSNSDSVISDNIFRNNNKGHDSSAINSGVVIGEGNPVFKNNTVKHNDRGLYVTGNGIVIDSNIFDSNANEAVYVSGIVPKFTNNSASGNSVNGIIISTHIADRGSTTTLKGDNIPYVANISDIDLFEDSTLVIESGAVIKSKDIAFRINGKLIIEGNESDDIIFTSLYDDTIFPGTIVGGTTTPKLSPQWKGIHILKGGLMNAKGFTVRYAGDNFYGNSESGVSIEEGSAHISEALFTNNYPFGLLSKQSENLVIENSVFRDNNYSGKWGTQGALAIYNSSTTLNSLLFENNAIGILVDTASNLTASLIEFISNTANTSPESLF from the coding sequence ATGGAAAATAATAAATCTATAACAAAAATAATCAGATCATATCTTTTAGGGTTATTTATTTTATTTGTTGTTTTTTTCATTTATTTATATTTTGTAGATCATTTTGAATTTAGATATTTTATATTGCAGTTTTTCAGTGGGAAATTTGACAGCTGGATGATACGCTCATATATTGTGGGATTGATTATGCCGGGGTTATTGGATATATTTTTTATCAAACATATTATTCATATTAAATTAATTTCAACTTTAATTATTTCTGTTGCCTTATTAATTATTTTTATAAGTTTAGGCTTATTGTCAGGTTTTAATGGAGGAGAGATGATATATTTTAGTGCGCCTGTTTTGTTTTGTTTTGCCCTACTCGTGTATTTTAAACACATTAAAATAATCAAGATAATTTTAACCCCGATTATTTCTATTGTCTCTTTACTTCTTATAATTACCCTAGGTTTGTCTGCAAGTGAGACAGATATGATCGGCTTAGCGGCCGCAGTTTTATTTAATTTAATGTTACCTGTACATTTGATTTTTATTATTATATATTATTTTTTATATTATAAAGTTGATTACAGAAAAATATATAATTTAATATTTTTTAAAAAATCAATTCTAATTTTCCTCTTAATTTTTAATATTGTTGTAATCTCTTCAGTTTTTGCCTATTCGCCATACTACACTCACCCGGACTTAACAGAGGAGATTGCCAAATTTTGGAATCTAAAAAATGATAACCAGAGTCTAGGGATATCTCAAAAAGAGATAGACTGGATGAGAAAAGGTGCTATTGATGAAGATACGCCCGCTAGATGGATAAATCACTTCTATGATCCTGTTCATGAAAGTGGCTGGTCGGGGAAGCATTTCGGGGATCTTTCTGAAGAAGAAGGATTATGGGAAGGTGAATCAATGGCGCCGATGCCGGCTATTGCCTCTATAGATTGGGTAACTAACCAGGAATATCAATCGGCTTATGGCAGGCAATATGGCAATCAGACATGGCAGAAAGCGATTAATGCTTATGTAAAAGGGGATGAAAAAACTGCTTTTATCGCCTTGGGTCATATTCTTCACTTGGTGGAAGATGTGTCTGTCCCTGCCCATACAAGAGGTGATACGCATGCGGATATTCACGGAGATACTAAAGACCCTTATGAAATATATGCTCAAAATTATACTAATTTTAATAGCTTGGATATTGCGGAAAATTTAAAGAATGATAATTTAATAAATTTTTCTTCTATACAAGACGCATTTGATTATTTGGCGAATTATTCTAATAATAATTTTTTTTCAAAAGATACTATCAGTAATGAAGAGTATAATGAGCCGGATTTGAAAAATTTAATTAAAAAGACAGGCTATTTATATAATGATGAAGATACTCCTCTCACGAGTTATGAAATTAAAAAAGGTAAAATTGTATATTCCCTCAACGACTCATCCCTTATTCTCCCATCATATTTCACTCATCTCGCCCCTAAAGCAGTTCTCACCGGTGCCAGCGTCCTAGACCTATTCTTCAGGGAAGTTGAAATGTATAAAGAAAATCCGGAGTTATTGCCTGAAATAATTCCTGACTCAAATGAGGCAATATCAAGTTATATCCAGAAATCCCCTCGTTTGCTTGCTGTAAATAGTATAGGTGCTTACGATAAGGCGGTTGTTGATACAAATATTTACTTGACAAAGTCGAAAGATATTATTAATAACGCTGTTTCAGGTATCAAAAACCTCTTCTCCGGCACATCGGTGGCGCAGACTTCATCTGTGTTGAGTGCCGTGGAGAATCCAGTCGATCTTCAGATGAGGAACTCGAGTGTTCTGGAAGCTGTATTAGCACCGGCGTCGGATGTTATTAACGAAGCTGTTAACACAGCTTCGGCTTCTGTAGTATCAGCGCCGATTTTCTCATCCGCTGGCAACTTAACTTCCTTGCAAAGTCAGTTAGACAGCGCGCAAGCCATGATCAACACCCTGCAAACTCAAGCGAATAGCTTAAGTAGTAGCCCAATTGGCGCTGTCATAGCAGTATCTGCTACTCAAAATATTGCGAATAATCAAACCCCGGCAACTCAACCGACACCAATCCCCGCGCCCGGCTTCGGCGGGGGAGCACCGCCTCCAGTGGTAAAAACCATCACAACAGAAGAATCTACGAAAAATACTCAAAGTCAAACTGCGGGATATGCCAACAATAGTCAGCTAGATATATTTTTCACTGAAGATGTTGAACAAAATAATAATTCTGAAGCAGATACTGTTCCACCCGACGCACCCATCATCGCTTCGCCTTCAGATTTTTCTAAAACTTTCACAACAAGCACGATAGTCTTTCAAGGCACAGCCGAATCTTCCTCTATAATCTCGACGGATTTTGACAATGCCACTACCACAGTAGACTCAAATGGCACTTGGCAACTACCGTTAGCTTTCCCACAAGGTGCAAGTATCATCAATTTCTTCGCGACAGACACGGCAGGCAATACTTCAAGCTCGACCGAGACGTCACTCTTAGTTGACTCGGTCTCTCCTGACATCTCACTTACTGTATTAGAGTGCGAAAATTCGCTCGTCTCCACCGGTTGTCTCACTAAAAGCACAGAGTCCCATATCTCCTGGTCTTCAAGCGCTAGCGACTTGGATTACTTTACGATTAACAGTAATGGCACTTTTGCCACCACGACAGCCACTTCTACTCTTGTTTCTATGCCTGAAAACTCTCTGTTCTCGTTTAGCGTCTCGGCGCGAGATAAGGCCGGCAATAGATCCGCCACAAGCACTAGGACCATCTCAACCTTCAACTCTCCTGTGGTGATAAACGAAGTGGTTTGGGCCGGCACGGCAGACAGTCCTTCTGATGAATGGGTAGAACTTTATAACAACACAGAGTACGACATTTCGCTTGATAACTGGATACTTGAGGCAGAAGATGGCGCGCCATATATTCCACTCTCTGGAATTATAAAAGCAAAAGATTATTATCTGATTGAGCGAAGCGATGATGACACGATAAGTGACATAAAGGCGGATTTACCTGCGCCATTTAGTGGAGTTGGAAACAGCTCCGGGCTCTCCAATGGCGGTGAGGTCTTAATGCTTTCTTACAAGAAAGAAGGGAGTGCAACTACTACTGTTGATAAAACAGTATTAGAAAATAATAGAAGGGTATGGATCGGTGGATCAACTTCTAATTATCGAACAATGGAGAGAATAGATTCTCTTGTATCCGGAGAAGATGGCTCAAACTGGGGAACAAATAATCTTATAATAATAGACGGCAAAGATGCTGGCGACTTTCCCATAAAGGGAACACCGAAATCAAGAAATAGTATTTCTCATCTTATAGCCAGAGGGCAACTGTATATCACAGAAGACATAGTATTAACCAAAGAAAAAAGTCCATATCTTGTAGACAATCAATGGCAGACCTTTAGAGATGGCGCGAGTCTTACAATCGAGCCGGGGACTGTAATCAAGTTTCATGGTTCCGCTGGTTTTAAATTCCAAAATGCAAGTATTATCGCCGATGGCACACCGGACGACCCGATAGTCTTTACCAGTTTTTATGATGATGAGTATGGTGGCGATATCAACAATGATGCCACATCAACTTCTCCTACATCAGGTAGTTGGTATGGTGTAATGATTGAAGGCGATGATTCCGGTGAATCTGTCTTTGATAACGTAGTCTTTCGTTATGCCGGCGCTCCTTTCTACAAGCAATATTCTCCGCGCGCTAATTTAAAGATTGACAGCGCCTTTGCCCATGTTACCAATTCTATTTTTGAAGAATCATATCTCTCGGGATTATGGCTTTCAAATTCAGATTCTGTAATTTCAGATAATATTTTCAGGAATAATAATAAAGGTCACGATTCGTCTGCGATAAATTCAGGCGTTGTGATTGGTGAAGGCAATCCTGTTTTTAAAAATAATACAGTTAAACACAATGATAGAGGTCTTTATGTAACAGGAAACGGCATTGTTATTGATTCAAATATTTTTGATTCAAATGCAAATGAGGCTGTTTATGTGTCAGGCATTGTTCCTAAGTTTACAAATAATAGCGCTTCAGGCAACAGTGTAAACGGTATTATAATTTCTACTCATATTGCTGATCGTGGATCCACTACAACTTTAAAAGGCGATAATATTCCTTATGTGGCGAATATTAGTGATATAGATTTATTTGAAGATTCTACTCTGGTCATTGAAAGCGGCGCGGTCATTAAATCAAAAGATATTGCCTTTAGAATAAATGGTAAGCTTATAATTGAAGGGAATGAGTCAGATGATATCATCTTTACAAGTCTTTATGATGATACGATTTTTCCCGGCACCATTGTCGGCGGCACCACTACTCCGAAATTATCTCCTCAATGGAAGGGTATCCATATTTTAAAGGGCGGATTAATGAACGCTAAAGGATTTACTGTTCGTTATGCGGGTGATAATTTTTATGGAAATAGTGAGTCAGGAGTCTCTATTGAAGAGGGTAGCGCTCATATATCAGAAGCACTATTTACTAATAATTATCCATTCGGGTTGCTGTCTAAACAGTCGGAAAATTTAGTAATAGAGAATTCTGTATTTAGAGATAATAATTATAGCGGTAAGTGGGGCACGCAAGGGGCGCTTGCAATCTATAATTCTTCCACCACCTTAAATAGTCTTTTATTTGAGAATAACGCGATTGGTATTCTTGTTGACACAGCTTCAAATCTCACTGCCAGCTTAATAGAATTTATAAGCAATACCGCCAACACCAGTCCGGAAAGCTTATTTTAA
- the rplL gene encoding 50S ribosomal protein L7/L12, producing the protein MTEETKKDVVVPSKFKEIVEAIEKMSVLDLSELVKIFEEKFGVSAQATVAVAAPTAGGDAGAGEEKSSFTVELKSAGEQKIQVIKAAKEILGLGLKEAKDLVDGAPAVLKEGVKKEEAEEIKKKFEEAGAVVELK; encoded by the coding sequence ATGACAGAAGAAACAAAAAAAGATGTAGTAGTGCCTTCAAAATTCAAAGAGATTGTTGAGGCGATTGAAAAGATGAGTGTTCTTGACCTTTCAGAATTAGTAAAGATATTTGAGGAGAAGTTTGGCGTATCAGCACAGGCTACTGTGGCAGTAGCTGCGCCGACAGCAGGTGGTGACGCAGGAGCCGGAGAAGAGAAAAGCTCATTCACGGTAGAGCTTAAGAGCGCCGGAGAGCAGAAAATACAAGTTATTAAGGCAGCTAAAGAGATCTTAGGTCTTGGACTTAAGGAGGCTAAAGACTTGGTTGACGGCGCTCCGGCAGTGTTGAAAGAAGGCGTTAAGAAGGAAGAAGCTGAAGAAATAAAGAAGAAATTTGAAGAAGCTGGCGCAGTTGTAGAGCTTAAATAA
- a CDS encoding glycosyltransferase family 4 protein, translating into MAKNILMISRDDLIFKDGSDVRVRMSEYGTLVNRLDIIVFTKNATNSNYNNPVNIAGNVFAYATNSKSKLFYISDALKIARKLKRPDLITTQDPFEAGFSGWLIKREFNTKLQIQIHTDFLSPFFKKESILNRIRVVIANFIIPRADCVRVVSLRIKASIKKKYNISNVEVLPIFVDVKKIREAPIIENLRRKYPQFNFIILMAGRLSVEKNIPLALSVMKDIFRKYPKVGLVIVGAGPEEKKLKYKARKMKNNVIFEPWNDNLASYYKTASIFLLTSNYEGFGRTVMEATASSCPVVMTDVGLAGEIIKDGYSGFVVPVSNRAALKEALLKMINDKLLFSDLVVSAEYMAAVLFDKKEYLDVCKRLWEECAS; encoded by the coding sequence ATGGCAAAAAATATTTTAATGATCTCAAGGGACGACTTGATATTTAAAGACGGATCTGATGTGCGAGTTAGGATGTCTGAATATGGCACCTTGGTAAATAGGCTTGATATCATAGTATTTACTAAAAATGCGACTAACTCTAATTATAATAATCCTGTGAATATAGCAGGTAATGTATTTGCCTATGCTACTAATTCTAAGAGCAAACTATTTTATATTTCTGATGCTTTAAAAATCGCTCGTAAGCTTAAAAGGCCTGACCTTATCACAACACAAGATCCTTTTGAGGCCGGTTTTTCTGGTTGGCTTATAAAAAGAGAATTCAACACAAAATTACAAATACAAATCCATACAGATTTTCTTTCGCCATTTTTTAAGAAAGAGTCAATCTTAAATCGTATTAGAGTCGTTATCGCTAATTTTATCATCCCTCGCGCGGATTGTGTCAGAGTTGTCTCCCTGAGGATTAAGGCATCAATAAAGAAAAAATACAACATTTCTAATGTAGAAGTCTTACCGATTTTTGTTGATGTGAAAAAAATAAGAGAAGCGCCTATCATTGAAAATTTACGCAGAAAATATCCGCAATTTAATTTTATAATTCTTATGGCCGGACGCCTTAGTGTGGAGAAAAATATCCCACTGGCGCTCAGTGTTATGAAAGATATTTTCAGGAAATATCCTAAAGTGGGGCTTGTTATTGTTGGCGCCGGACCGGAAGAAAAGAAACTTAAATATAAAGCCAGAAAAATGAAAAATAATGTGATTTTTGAACCATGGAACGATAATCTTGCTTCATATTATAAAACAGCCAGTATCTTTTTGCTCACTTCCAATTATGAAGGTTTTGGCAGGACGGTTATGGAAGCTACGGCTTCTTCTTGTCCTGTTGTTATGACTGATGTCGGACTTGCGGGTGAGATTATAAAAGACGGTTATAGCGGTTTTGTCGTGCCTGTTTCAAATAGGGCGGCATTGAAAGAAGCGCTACTTAAAATGATCAATGATAAATTGCTTTTCAGCGATCTCGTTGTAAGCGCTGAATATATGGCCGCTGTTTTGTTTGATAAAAAAGAGTATCTGGATGTTTGCAAAAGATTATGGGAAGAATGCGCATCCTAA
- a CDS encoding class I SAM-dependent methyltransferase codes for MKEEIAKEILAESIANYDKIAKDFSNTRTMFWEELNFIKGLIKENDKILDLGCGNGRFFEQLADKNIHYTGSDTSLELLKIARERYGTKATFIKTEGINLPFDDNLFDTIFSFAVLHHIPSAKLREQFIKEARRVLKNDGILVISVWNLWQKKFIPLIIKYAFLKIFDLSKLDFKDIYLNFNKYRKSRFLHAFTKKDLCRLLEKNDFKIKRIEEIKRKSGYSNFIAIARKI; via the coding sequence ATGAAAGAAGAAATAGCAAAAGAAATTTTAGCCGAATCAATAGCTAATTACGACAAGATAGCAAAGGATTTTTCCAATACGAGAACAATGTTTTGGGAGGAATTAAACTTCATAAAAGGGTTAATAAAAGAGAATGATAAAATACTTGACCTCGGCTGCGGGAACGGCCGTTTTTTTGAGCAACTTGCGGATAAAAATATTCATTACACAGGGAGCGATACATCTCTTGAGCTGCTTAAAATAGCTCGGGAGAGATACGGCACAAAAGCGACATTTATTAAAACAGAAGGGATAAATCTGCCTTTTGATGACAATTTGTTCGATACCATATTTTCGTTTGCCGTACTTCATCATATTCCATCCGCTAAACTGAGAGAACAATTTATAAAAGAAGCTCGCCGAGTATTAAAAAACGATGGCATATTAGTCATATCAGTCTGGAATTTATGGCAAAAAAAGTTTATTCCTCTAATTATAAAATATGCTTTCTTAAAGATATTCGATCTTTCCAAACTTGATTTTAAAGATATATATTTAAATTTCAATAAATACAGAAAATCTCGTTTCCTTCATGCTTTCACCAAAAAAGATTTATGCCGATTACTAGAAAAAAACGATTTTAAAATAAAAAGGATTGAAGAAATAAAAAGAAAAAGCGGATATTCAAACTTTATTGCAATAGCAAGAAAAATTTAG
- a CDS encoding glycosyltransferase family 4 protein: MKEDTLKAGEHSSSKKILIATGIYPPDIGGPATYSKQLFDHLPLHGFSVYIMNFSDVRNLPRVLRHFVYLLKLLKAGKTADIIFAQDPVSVGLPAYLASKILRKKFILKVVGDYAWEQYCQKFPSSKFQFPSLEKFQVERFDLVTELRRKTQRYVASNALKVIVPSNYLKKIVTSWGVSDDKIFIVYNSFDYSTILENRDELRREYNIDGNIIVSAGRLVPWKGFDALIETMPDILKSNPHTKLLIIGDGPERKNLDSKILDFGIKDNVIMLGRLSHEEVLAYLKASDIFILNTAYEGFSHQLLEVMESGIPIITTAIGGNREIIKDGENGIFIEFNDKKAIKESLLRLLFDKEFGGNLSKEGKGTVKNFSKERMINETIKILI, encoded by the coding sequence ATGAAAGAAGATACCTTAAAAGCCGGCGAACATTCCTCATCAAAAAAGATTTTAATAGCAACCGGTATCTATCCTCCGGATATAGGCGGACCTGCAACTTATTCAAAGCAATTGTTTGACCATCTTCCTTTGCATGGGTTTAGTGTCTATATTATGAACTTCAGTGATGTCAGAAATTTGCCTCGGGTTTTGCGCCATTTTGTTTATCTTTTAAAATTACTGAAAGCTGGAAAAACCGCAGATATAATTTTTGCGCAAGATCCGGTGAGTGTCGGTTTGCCGGCATACTTGGCTTCAAAAATATTAAGAAAGAAATTTATACTTAAAGTTGTTGGTGATTATGCTTGGGAGCAGTATTGTCAGAAATTTCCAAGTTCCAAATTTCAATTTCCAAGTTTGGAAAAATTTCAAGTTGAGAGGTTTGATTTAGTCACAGAGCTTAGAAGGAAAACGCAGAGATATGTCGCTTCAAACGCGTTGAAAGTGATAGTTCCAAGTAATTATTTAAAGAAAATTGTTACAAGCTGGGGTGTTAGCGATGATAAGATTTTTATTGTCTATAATTCTTTTGACTACTCAACTATTCTTGAAAATAGGGACGAACTAAGACGCGAATATAATATAGATGGCAATATTATTGTTTCTGCGGGGAGGTTGGTCCCTTGGAAGGGATTTGACGCCCTTATTGAGACTATGCCGGATATTTTGAAAAGTAATCCGCATACTAAGCTTTTGATTATCGGAGACGGTCCGGAGAGAAAAAATCTTGATTCTAAAATTCTGGACTTTGGGATCAAGGATAATGTAATAATGCTCGGCAGGCTCTCCCATGAAGAGGTGCTTGCGTATTTAAAAGCTTCTGATATTTTTATATTAAATACCGCTTACGAAGGTTTTTCTCATCAGTTGCTTGAGGTTATGGAATCCGGTATTCCTATTATCACCACCGCTATAGGCGGAAACCGTGAGATTATAAAAGATGGAGAAAACGGTATATTTATAGAATTTAATGATAAGAAAGCAATCAAAGAATCACTGCTACGATTACTTTTTGATAAGGAGTTTGGCGGCAATCTTTCCAAAGAAGGGAAGGGAACAGTTAAAAATTTTTCAAAAGAAAGAATGATAAATGAAACTATTAAAATATTAATATAA